A portion of the Fulvia fulva chromosome 1, complete sequence genome contains these proteins:
- a CDS encoding Exosome complex component RRP42, giving the protein MAPYTNIPLSPAELSYLHHSLSQTPPIRPDGRAPTQFRPLVAETEILPSANGSARICFADGTEAIVGVKMEVEKTVLVGRGGLHVQREQERGERRVDGDVDMDGDGEYEEGRGEGRDEWLEVAIEIPGMRDDDALPVFLAAMLTEAMLADGSGVRDRLWINGRFHWRLFVDILLLSQPLSYPLPLLSLTTHLALLSTRIPALISERDEDPIFNDDWEASTYLFPRDDASGKSTTKPPITLLVMTAGSNILFDPSKEELAVADAVVAISAAAQGQDRQMKMVALRTVDPPSRLTAAGVPNRADTTAGGGMSAEETLKLREKDAGQSVWRPPRGGVSRTLLAQMIKAVVERGGVGREVMEGLNAVET; this is encoded by the exons ATGGCACCCTACACCAACATCCCCCTCTCCCCCGCCGAACTGTCCTACCTCCACCACTCCCTCTCCCAAACACCACCCATCCGCCCCGACGGCCGCGCTCCCACACAATTCCGCCCTCTAGTCGCCGAGACAGAAATTCTGCCGAGCGCTAATGGCTCGGCGAGGATTTGCTTTGCGGATGGGACGGAGGCGATTGTGGGGGTGAAGATGGAGGTTGAGAAGACCGTCTTGGTGGGAAGAGGTGGTTTGCATGTGCAGAGGGAGCAGGAGCGGGGAGAGAGGAGGGTTGATGGGGATGTGGATATGGATGGTGATGGGGAGTATGAGGAGGGGAGAGGAGAGGGAAGGGACGAGTGGTTGGAGGTTGCGATTGAGATTCCCGGTATGAGAGATGACGATGCGTTGCCTGTGTTCCTGGCTGCGATGCTTACGGAGGCTATGCTGGCGGATGGGAGTGGTGTCAGGGATAGGTTGTGGATCAATGGGAGGTTTCACTGGAGGTTGTTTGTTGAT ATTCTCCTTCTCTCGCAGCCGCTCTCGTACCCTCTCCCTCTCTTGTCCTTAACGACACACCTCGCGCTCCTGTCGACACGCATCCCCGCGCTCATCTCAGAACGCGACGAAGACCCCATCTTCAACGACGACTGGGAAGCTTCAACCTACCTCTTCCCCCGAGACGACGCGAGTGGGAAATCCACCACGAAACCTCCCATCACCTTACTAGTGATGACAGCAGGCTCCAACATCCTCTTCGACCCCAGCAAAGAAGAGCTAGCAGTAGCCGACGCAGTAGTCGCAATATCAGCAGCAGCACAGGGACAGGATAGACAGATGAAGATGGTGGCGCTCAGGACGGTCGATCCACCCTCGAGGTTGACGGCCGCGGGTGTGCCGAATCGAGCGGATACTACGGCTGGGGGTGGGATGTCTGCGGAGGAGACGTTGAAGCTGAGGGAGAAGGATGCTGGGCAGAGTGTTTGGAGGCCACCGCGTGGTGGCGTGAGTAGAACGCTGCTGGCGCAGATGATTAAGGCGGTGGTTGAGCGGGGTGGTGTTGGGCGGGAGGTTATGGAGGGGTTGAATGCTGTGGAGACTTGA
- a CDS encoding NAD-dependent protein deacetylase hst1, protein MAVPTILPAEATPLDIGKKRRYSEVVDLTHEDHTTAASERPPPPAITRDSDTRPHEAPPPRNIEDDEFPDDESDTSDLEDMLDESELNPWADITDDGPFSMSADKIAAYKAQLRQVGPEDFFDDAINNQGLSPRQLGVVFGVNPLIAVEDDTYLRLLSVAIVRFYHKRTKLSQWNTIDDAAKLLQSSCNIMVITGAGISTSLGIPDFRSKGTGFYDKVREMGYSEPEDVFDIRNFDERPEIFYSLAGDILPGQKRYSPTHGFIRLLQDEGRLQTNYTQNIDNLEEVAGIERNRIIQCHGSFATASCRKCKHQVKGTEIFSDIRAKRVARCKRCIEALRSSALALPPQKRSKSKNRYSSADSDADDDIPQPGIMKPDITFFGEQLPTTFFDTFTQRDAQQTDLVIVIGTSLKVAPVSEMPNFLPHAVPHIYISREPIKHVEFDIQLLGNCDDVVYELCRRAGWNLKHDMIPTTTGYTMDITPHPEVSHISRVAPRKPEIEESDDSDNGGAHDPAPVLVHRSPQKSSSQNPSPQKSKQTTNTNSVFRMLNGDFTPTP, encoded by the exons ATGGCTGTACCAACTATCCTCCCCGCTGAGGCAACTCCTCTCGACATTGGGAAGAAGAGGCGGTACAGCGAGGTGGTGGACCTCACACATGAAGACCACACTACCGCTGCTTCTGAAAGACCACCACCACCGGCCATAACTCGGGATAGTGACACGCGACCACACGAGGCGCCTCCTCCGCGCAACATAGAGGACGACGAGTTTCCCGACGACGAGAGTGATACCTCGGACCTGGAAGACATGCTGGACGAGTCTGAATTGAATCCATGGGCAGACATAACAGATG ATGGACCTTTCTCGATGTCTGCCGACAAGATTGCTGCCTACAAGGCTCAGCTTCGCCAAGTGGGACCAGAAGACTTCTTCGACGATGCAATCAATAACCAGGGACTAAGTCCTCGTCAACTCGGTGTCGTGTTTGGAGTCAACCCTCTCATAGCGGTTGAGGACGACACCTATCTACGACTACTGAGCGTGGCCATTGTGCGCTTCTATCATAAGAGGACAAAGCTCTCGCAATGGAACACCATCGACGATGCTGCAAAGCTGCTCCAAAGCAGCTGCAACATTATGGTCATCACCGGCGCTGGCATCTCGACCTCGCTCGGCATACCCGACTTCCGTTCCAAGGGCACCGGATTCTACGACAAGGTTCGAGAAATGGGCTATTCAGAGCCTGAGGATGTTTTCGATATACGAAACTTCGACGAGAGGCCTGAGATCTTTTACAGTCTAGCTGGAGACATCTTGCCAGGCCAGAAGCGATACTCGCCGACCCACGGCTTCATCCGTTTGCTCCAGGACGAGGGCCGACTGCAGACCAACTACACCCAAAACATCGACAATCTCGAAGAAGTGGCAGGCATCGAGAGGAATCGCATCATCCAGTGTCATGGCAGCTTTGCTACTGCTTCATGCCGCAAGTGCAAGCATCAGGTCAAGGGGACAGAGATCTTCAGCGATATTCGTGCCAAGCGGGTCGCACGATGCAAGCGATGCATAGAGGCTCTAAGGAGCTCGGCACTAGCACTACCACCACAGAAGCGTTCAAAGTCGAAGAATCGGTATTCCTCCGCAGACTCGGACGCTGACGACGATATACCACAGCCCGGCATCATGAAGCCAGACATCACCTTCTTCGGCGAGCAGCTACCCACCACTTTCTTCGACACCTTCACCCAGCGCGACGCTCAGCAGACAGATCTTGTAATCGTCATTGGCACATCTTTGAAAGTGGCTCCAGTCAGCGAGATGCCAAACTTCCTCCCACACGCAGTCCCCCACATCTACATCTCGCGAGAACCGATCAAGCACGTCGAGTTCGACATCCAGCTCCTTGGTAATTGCGACGACGTGGTGTACGAGCTATGCCGCAGAGCAGGCTGGAACCTCAAACACGACATGATCCCCACCACCACCGGCTACACCATGGACATTACGCCACACCCCGAGGTCAGTCACATCTCCCGAGTCGCGCCTAGGAAGCCCGAGATCGAGGAGTCGGACGATTCGGATAATGGCGGTGCTCACGATCCAGCACCTGTGCTAGTCCACCGCAGTCCTCAAAAATCGAGCTCGCAGAATCCGAGTCCGCAGAAATCGAAACAGACGACGAACACCAACAGCGTCTTCCGGATGCTGAATGGAGATTTCACGCCCACGCCGTGA
- a CDS encoding Ubiquitin-conjugating enzyme E2 S-C, with product MPIIRNPFKKNDENVRPPPTVNGAEKPPTSSNSTKQFNVNDKEPVEYKLSEINDSGVYLPPSPTEKKSFWGTTASRSTTSSSLHKCAFDENEPFSISRESFDSYRRSFDISARSPVVQGQEGRPRASLDSRTFLPPPRNSNSFYRPVQVPQTQEEDKFEDVNIDDPKPQPAKKKGIFARMRDSDDHADSNGRPTSSDKHSTWHNLTSRRRGQSGQGAELGSIPKRDGTPKPEKQEIPKIEQPKPEDLKVEQMTLEQSRPAQPKAEPPKQANSEGQPQAQATAPQQEQVKAQAPATPQPTVESVQAPKAEHTRAPEIKNSRALKRLRADHGALHSQDLPVNYLFHPTSSHNDDLTQLDILLAGPTHTPFAQGVWKLHLNIPPNYPEQPPTANFRTPIFHPNVDPQTLGVCVETLKRDWDSKLTLRHVLVTISCLLIQPNPDSALNAEAGALIQDDYESFARQAEMMTSIHARIPRDLQVHVAEAQNRGQDSTQDRDPREDQHAKPVEEAPVGRRRTIAKVRHARRGETSPTGPPARRRQQAPARRRQDNTFVLPTGNDDVFGLTPPPRAQAMGSIDEDGDSSMLDESEQENDAGRSPLKQDTPKPAATPRRPNGRVVPLGELILDQDTDEDLSEDLAEYPPSPRKSPTKSAQKLRQTRHHDLNVTFERPESSRDAAQRAPNRTPPNIIENTLAQDSPFFMDVTFDESLSPRKAGRGLFQTPAKRSGGLFGGSTQGPVQSGGIAKRMSPSSAQKQREEQVRQDALHARLWDLCGRDIKRWNRGDFDGEPFRRAAGRW from the exons ATGCCCATCATACGGAACCCGTTCAAGAAGAACGACGAGAACGTGCGACCTCCACCAACGGTCAACGGTGCAGAGAAGCCACCGACCAGTAGCAACAGTACCAAGCAGTTCAACGTCAACGACAAGGAACCAGTCGAGTACAAGCTCAGTG AGATTAACGACTCTGGCGTCTACCTTCCACCTTCGCCGACTGAAAAGAAGAGCTTCTGGGGAACGACAGCGTCGAGATCAACCACGTCGTCCTCGCTGCACAAATGCGCCTTCGACGAGAATGAGCCGTTTAGTATATCGCGAGAGTCGTTCGACTCGTATCGCAGGTCATTT GACATTTCCGCTCGATCGCCAGTAGTGCAGGGACAAGAAGGACGACCACGCGCATCGCTCGACAGCCGGACTTTCTTACCGCCACCACGCAACTCGAATTCATTCTATCGACCGGTACAGGTCCCGCAAACGCAAGAGGAGGATAAGTTCGAAGATGTCAATATCGACGACCCGAAGCCGCAACCAGCGAAGAAGAAGGGCATATTCGCTCGAATGCGAGACAGCGATGACCACGCAGACTCGAATGGACGACCTACTTCGAGTGACAAGCATAGCACATGGCACAATCTGACGAGCAGGAGGCGGGGCCAGAGTGGACAAGGCGCCGAGTTAGGTTCTATTCCGAAGAGAGACGGTACACCCAAGCCTGAGAAGCAGGAGATTCCCAAAATTGAGCAACCGAAGCCGGAAGATTTGAAGGTGGAGCAAATGACATTGGAGCAATCGAGACCGGCCCAGCCCAAAGCTGAACCACCGAAGCAAGCAAACTCAGAAGGGCAACCGCAGGCGCAAGCGACGGCACCTCAGCAAGAACAAGTAAAAGCACAAGCACCAGCAACGCCCCAGCCGACTGTCGAGTCTGTACAAGCGCCGAAAGCGGAGCACACTCGGGCACCAGAGATCAAG AACTCGCGCGCATTAAAGCGCCTACGCGCAGACCACGGCGCATTGCACAGCCAGGACTTGCCCGTCAACTACCTCTTCCACCCGACTTCTTCACACAACGACGATCTCACACAGCTCGACATCCTCCTTGCCGGTCCAACACATACACCCTTCGCCCAAGGCGTGTGGAAGCTCCATCTCAACATCCCACCCAACTACCCCGAACAACCACCTACTGCGAACTTCCGAACGCCCATCTTCCACCCCAATGTCGACCCTCAAACTCTTGGTGTATGCGTTGAGACGCTCAAGCGCGATTGGGACAGCAAGTTGACGTTGCGCCATGTGCTCGTGACGATATCGTGTCTGCTCATTCAGCCGAACCCGGACAGCGCGTTGAATGCAGAGGCGGGAGCTTTGATCCAGGACGACTATGAGAGCTTTGCGAGGCAGGCGGAGATGATGACCAGCATACATGCTCGGATACCGCGAGATCTTCAGGTCCATGTGGCAGAAGCGCAGAACAGAGGACAAGATTCAACCCAGGATCGGGACCCAAGAGAAGACCAACATGCGAAACCAGTCGAAGAGGCCCCGGTGGGAAGAAGACGGACGATTGCCAAAGTACGGCACGCGCGTAGAGGGGAAACATCGCCAACTGGACCGCCTGCTCGGAGACGACAGCAAGCTCCTGCCCGACGTCGACAGGATAACACCTTCGTACTTCCAACAGGCAACGATGATGTCTTCGGCCTCACACCACCTCCACGAGCGCAGGCGATGGGTTCCATAGACGAGGACGGCGACAGTAGCATGTTGGACGAGTCAGAGCAAGAGAACGACGCAGGTCGTTCGCCATTGAAGCAAGATACACCCAAGCCAGCAGCGACGCCCAGACGACCTAATGGCCGAGTCGTACCCCTGGGCGAACTCATCCTCGACCAGGATACTGACGAGGATCTTTCCGAGGACCTGGCAGAGTACCCACCAAGTCCACGAAAGAGCCCTACGAAGAGTGCACAAAAGCTACGGCAGACAAGACACCACGACTTGAACGTCACCTTCGAGCGACCCGAAAGCAGCAGAGACGCTGCACAAAGAGCACCAAATCGAACGCCCCCGAACATCATCGAGAACACTTTAGCCCAAGACTCACCTTTCTTCATGGACGTCACCTTCGACGAATCACTCTCACCTCGCAAAGCCGGACGCGGCCTCTTCCAAACGCCAGCTAAGCGATCCGGAGGTCTCTTCGGGGGAAGCACGCAGGGACCCGTGCAGAGTGGTGGCATAGCTAAGAGGATGTCGCCTTCGTCTGCACAGAAGCAGCGGGAGGAGCAGGTGCGACAAGATGCGTTACATGCCAGGCTCTGGGACTTGTGTGGACGTGACATCAAGCGGTGGAATCGAGGCGATTTCGACGGGGAACCTTTCAGGAGGGCGGCGGGGCGGTGGTGA
- a CDS encoding Isoleucine--tRNA ligase, giving the protein MSAISPSRILRAASHDNRALLDKIREVAQHKDNWSDTLSLPKSKFPPRPSAEQIESARQRCADDLYAWQRANRPRTIVRERDGTSEEIDNEFVLHDGPPYANGAVHVGHALNKVLKDLMLRTELGRGKRVQYRPGWDCHGLPIELKALQQPKSPGKGAKAMKDSPGQEAKAAAAASSQMTATDIRAAARKLAGETIEVQKKSFREWGVMGEWDAPYKTMDKDFEMRQLGVFNEMVRKGLISRHHRPVYWSPSSRTALAEAELEYDDNHQCAAAFVKLPFTRLPKILKQHPLVSSGNMGALIWTTTPWTLPANKAIAVKDDIDYVVAEISSVSDEDTPKEQVVVAKDRIEHVQSHLPEGHIISPLTEAIPGAKLADGNSACYNLFTATASPILQADFVTATSGTGLVHMAPGHGMEDYQVCQQQGVGPALAPVDDEGRYTSEAFPAGNSEAFTGLDVQTQGVQAVLDVLKSPSLFIPKDVSHSHGSLLLAAHKFIHKNPIDWRTKQPVIVRATAQWFADASAMKDRALAALDDVTFIPESGKKRLRSFVEGRSKWCISRQRAWGVPIPALYNVETGEACITDESINHIITIIDERGIDAWFSDPVDEASWLHSSLEPEKWIRGKDTMDVWFDSGTTWTSLQNRHQGGHLSDVYVEGTDQHRGWFQSSLLTAVATQDSNNKPMASFKLLTTHGFTLDGDGRKMSKSLGNVISPDEIISGSLLSAPRGKNKNKAKKPAPTGSKTASMGPDILRLWVASSDYTRDVSISQPVLQSVQQALNKYRITFKFLLGVLHDYPTHSPDVNLLSELDFADKVVLHQLARCSKSVFDYSGEYKFYAAINEINKFVNNELSAFYFEIIKDRCYTGTTSVRRHTQTVLLVIMQELMKMLAPVTPHLIEEIWAWSPEQMTRLPGGTAQDLSLHPLRQIWKQPLDVSTLGLDSAEQLDEALELFRSINSAVKLAQEGARGARKLGNGLASEVEIYLPDSLLSSKSGSWLKQNDLAGLLVVSKATVYSTSDHKADSGNVAEVGEESWHYSRPIVYSTGQATELGSEMRVVVVPPEHEKCVRCWKYTAEEKTVPCSQCVEALAEGYIDNHLPTSD; this is encoded by the exons ATGTCCGCCATCTCACCGAGTCGCATACTCCGAGCTGCATCGCATGATAACCGGGCACTCCTAGATAAGATACGTGAGGTCGCCCAACACAAGGACAACTGGAGCGACACTCTATCGCTGCCAAAATCGAAGTTCCCTCCCCGGCCCAGCGCTGAACAAATCGAATCAGCTCGCCAACGATGCGCCGATGACCTGTATGCCTGGCAGAGAGCCAATCGACCGAGAACGATAGTGCGCGAACGTGACGGTACAAGCGAGGAAATTGACAACGAATTCGTGCTGCACGATGGCCCTCCATATGCCAATGGCGCGGTCCATGTTGGCCATGCGCTCAACAAAGTCCTGAAGGACTTGATGCTTAGAACAGAGCTAGGTCGAGGCAAGAGAGTGCAGTATCGCCCTGGTTGGGACTGTCATGGGCTGCCCATCGAGCTCAAAGCGTTACAGCAACCAAAGTCACCTGGCAAGGGAGCAAAGGCGATGAAAGACTCCCCAGGTCAAGAGGCAAAGGCTGCCGCTGCTGCTTCGAGCCAGATGACTGCAACCGATATCAGAGCCGCAGCCAGGAAACTAGCTGGCGAGACTATCGAAGTACAGAAGAAGAGCTTTCGCGAATGGGGTGTGATGGGCGAGTGGGATGCTCCGTACAAGACCATGGACAAGGACTTCGAGATGAGACAGCTTGGCGTGTTCAACGAGATGGTTCGCAAAG GGCTTATCTCGCGACATCATAGACCTGTGTATTGGTCACCTTCCTCACGTACTGCCTTAGCAGAGGCCGAGCTTGAGTATGACGACAATCATCAGTGCGCTGCTGCGTTTGTGAAGCTACCTTTCACACGATTGCCTAAAATACTGAAGCAACATCCTCTGGTGTCATCTGGCAACATGGGTGCTCTTATTTGGACCACCACGCCTTGGACACTTCCTGCGAACAAGGCCATTGCGGTCAAGGATGACATCGATTACGTCGTAGCCGAAATTAGCTCAGTCTCAGATGAGGATACTCCGAAAGAACAAGTGGTTGTTGCGAAGGATCGCATCGAGCATGTCCAGTCGCATCTACCCGAAGGCCACATTATCAGCCCATTGACAGAAGCAATACCTGGAGCTAAACTTGCGGACGGCAATTCAGCTTGCTACAATTTGTTTACCGCGACGGCTTCGCCGATCTTACAGGCCGACTTTGTGACTGCCACTTCTGGAACTGGTCTGGTTCATATGGCACCCGGACATGGCATGGAGGACTACCAAGTCTGCCAACAACAGGGCGTCGGACCCGCGTTAGCACCCGTGGACGACGAAGGTCGCTACACATCCGAGGCGTTTCCAGCTGGCAATAGCGAGGCATTCACGGGATTGGATGTGCAGACGCAAGGAGTGCAAGCCGTGCTCGATGTCCTGAAGTCCCCATCCCTATTCATCCCAAAAGACGTGTCGCATAGCCATGGCAGTCTGCTTCTCGCTGCGCACAAGTTTATCCACAAGAACCCAATCGATTGGCGGACTAAGCAACCTGTGATTGTCCGTGCCACCGCACAGTGGTTTGCAGACGCCTCTGCCATGAAGGATCGGGCACTGGCAGCGCTCGATGATGTTACGTTCATTCCAGAAAGCGGAAAGAAACGACTTCGAAGCTTTGTTGAAGGTAGAAGTAAATGGTGCATCTCACGACAGCGTGCCTGGGGTGTTCCAATCCCAGCACTGTACAATGTAGAGACTGGCGAAGCTTGCATCACAGATGAGAGCATCAACCACATCATAACTATCATTGACGAGAGAGGCATTGATGCATGGTTCTCCGATCCTGTGGACGAAGCATCGTGGCTGCATTCATCACTGGAACCTGAGAAATGGATCCGAGGCAAAGACACCATGGATGTGTGGTTCGACTCTGGGACTACTTGGACTTCGCTCCAGAACAGACACCAGGGCGGCCATCTGAGTGATGTCTATGTGGAAGGCACCGATCAGCATCGTGGCTGGTTTCAAAGCAGCTTGCTTACTGCAGTCGCGACACAAGATTCAAACAACAAGCCAATGGCTTCCTTCAAGCTACTTACCACCCACGGCTTCACTCTCGATGGAGATGGCCGCAAGATGAGCAAAAGCTTAGGCAACGTCATCTCACCGGATGAGATAATCTCAGGATCACTTCTCAGTGCTCCAAGAGGAAAGAACAAGAACAAGGCCAAGAAGCCAGCGCCTACAGGGTCGAAGACTGCCTCCATGGGTCCTGATATTCTGCGTTTATGGGTGGCTTCGTCGGACTATACCCGAGACGTATCAATCTCACAGCCTGTACTGCAAAGCGTCCAACAGGCACTGAACAAGTACCGCATCACATTCAAGTTCCTACTTGGTGTGCTACACGACTATCCTACTCACTCGCCAGATGTAAATCTGCTATCCGAGCTTGACTTCGCTGATAAGGTCGTGTTGCATCAACTGGCGAGATGCAGCAAGAGTGTCTTTGACTATTCCGGCGAGTACAAATTCTACGCCGCCATCAACGAGATCAACAAATTCGTCAACAACGAACTCAGCGCATTCTACTTCGAGATCATCAAGGATAGGTGCTACACTGGCACTACATCCGTTCGGCGACACACCCAGACAGTGCTTCTTGTCATCATGCAAGAGCTCATGAAGATGCTTGCCCCTGTGACACCTCATCTAATCGAGGAAATATGGGCCTGGTCGCCTGAGCAGATGACGAGATTGCCTGGCGGCACTGCTCAAGATCTCTCATTACATCCTCTACGACAGATCTGGAAGCAGCCATTAGATGTATCGACCCTAGGTCTCGACAGCGCGGAGCAGCTGGACGAGGCGCTTGAGCTGTTCAGGAGTATCAATTCTGCAGTCAAGCTTGCGCAGGAAGGTGCTCGCGGTGCGAGAAAGCTGGGTAATGGTCTGGCATCTGAGGTCGAGATCTATCTTCCGGATAGCTTGTTGTCTTCCAAGAGCGGCAGCTGGCTAAAGCAGAACGATTTGGCTGGCCTGCTTGTCGTCAGTAAAGCCACGGTGTACTCGACATCGGATCACAAAGCCGACTCTGGTAACGTGGCAGAGGTTGGAGAAGAGTCATGGCACTACTCGCGGCCCATCGTGTACTCCACGGGCCAAGCCACCGAGCTCGGTTCAGAGATGAGAGTTGTCGTGGTGCCCCCAGAGCACGAGAAGTGTGTACGATGCTGGAAGTATACGGCAGAAGAGAAGACTGTCCCGTGTTCGCAGTGCGTGGAGGCACTCGCAGAGGGATATATTGACAACCACCTCCCGACGAGCGACTAG
- a CDS encoding Transcription activator AMTR1, with protein sequence MCVGHLADNKISIGEQQPMLRCHGAQEQQIPEWLLYRLTCRQRKLKCSEEKPTCAQCVKANRECVPSSGITFRHQQNPSMNGDKGDDSLKSFYGYKETFAKETQWVSVPTDLTFIHTTNPYEDEEGEELSASLLDPNTQWLAVEQPGFHHSRPVGDFTLPQSSYPAYATHGLEALSAVASQDQYSFAPPPAPMSRHERTASLQSQQTQPIISPPPSHATPSQGLDFILNPASNLSPAESNLDPQLHPQTPTAASVNTPLTPSHVRTTSLSTAGRTSLRSKGHHRRPAIEDPELAFLLRDYCERPGLWMDLFDLDLFFAAKVPVLAVTCPLLLYSCASLSAKSLARVNGRKPVMGGQVSTSRQSKMEFWPGPTLDQEGWVRKGREYYDIAVSLLRQSLAGASRPPTSSLPEDATPGTIHTAQGSPLPTTDSDELVAATAILCVYEFLDASGAEWSRHLDGAKTLFDITKDQVLTLPPSPVSIAQQVTQQLASQSGSVQPMPTPRRGLSQGRRAVFWNFARQDMLSAFINNTSTRLDTGDLPMWRSAGLKLTPEGFVSTSNPSDPEYTSDQAMNDDMVGNALAWLVMKLVNFIAAGDDVPSNVSPLGLGVRQRELLDYWESLNEQLVVWHDGLPAIFHPTAIRGSNGEECGTEKWFPLSMCASTMQWFNFARIQLLHNKPHLSTATPVLGILGAGAPGTSLATRYASYASILQQSRSHAKEIVAISLGRADEGTRVHAVQPLWTAGLVLGNDDRPGENGEVSAETETWRRTIVRLLRGIERDMGWASEYRVQSLLELWGSLPSDWPPGDSPVEQL encoded by the exons ATGTGCGTTGGCCACCTTGCAGACAACAAAATCAGTATCGGAGAACAACAGCCGATGCTGCGCTGTCATGGCGCCCAAGAACAACAGATCCCGGAGTGGTTG CTCTATCGCTTGACTTGCCGTCAAAGGAAG CTCAAGTGCAGTGAGGAGAAGCCGACGTGTGCGCAATGCGTCAAGGCCAACCGTGAATGTGTGCCGAGCTCGGGCATCACCTTTCGCCATCAGCAGAATCCGTCTATGAATGGCGACAAGGGCGACGACAGTCTGAAGAGCTTCTACGGCTATAAGGAGACCTTTGCCAAGGAGACGCAATGGGTGTCAGTACCTACAGATCTGACGTTCATCCACACCACCAACCCGTACGAGGATGAGGAAGGCGAGGAGCTCAGCGCATCTCTGCTTGATCCCAATACCCAGTGGTTGGCGGTTGAGCAGCCTGGCTTCCATCACTCGAGACCGGTAGGAGACTTTACCCTCCCTCAATCATCCTATCCTGCGTACGCCACACATGGACTGGAAGCTCTCAGTGCGGTCGCCAGCCAAGATCAATACAGCTTCGCCCCACCACCAGCGCCGATGAGCCGCCATGAACGGACAGCATCGCTACAGTCGCAGCAGACCCAGCCCATCATATCACCACCGCCAAGCCATGCAACACCGAGCCAGGGACTGGATTTCATCCTTAATCCAGCATCGAATCTATCTCCAGCGGAGAGCAACCTCGATCCGCAACTGCACCCTCAAACACCCACAGCCGCATCCGTAAACACTCCACTTACCCCTTCTCATGTACGTACCACATCGTTATCTACCGCCGGGCGGACAAGCTTACGTTCCAAAGGACATCATCGACGACCTGCAATTGAGGATCCCGAGCTAGCGTTCCTGCTTCGCGATTACTGCGAGCGACCTGGATTATGGATGGATCTCTTCGACCTCGATTTGTTCTTCGCTGCCAAGGTCCCTGTTCTGGCGGTCACTTGTCCCTTGCTATTATACAGCTGTGCTTCGTTATCGGCCAAGAGTCTTGCTCGGGTCAATGGGCGGAAGCCCGTCATGGGTGGACAGGTCTCCACATCTCGACAGAGTAAAATGGAGTTCTGGCCAGGTCCTACGCTGGACCAGGAAGGCTGGGTCAGAAAGGGCAGAGAGTACTACGATATTGCCGTATCCCTCCTGCGGCAATCGTTAGCTGGTGCCTCACGACCGCCGACATCATCATTACCCGAGGACGCCACACCGGGCACGATTCACACCGCACAAGGTTCACCTCTCCCCACGACAGACTCGGACGAACTAGTAGCTGCCACAGCCATTCTTTGCGTATACGAATTTCTAGACGCCTCAGGAGCCGAATGGAGTAGACATCTGGACGGCGCAAAGACACTATTCGACATCACGAAAGACCAGGTCCTCACACTGCCACCATCGCCAGTCTCAATCGCACAGCAGGTCACGCAGCAGCTGGCGAGCCAGTCTGGGTCAGTACAGCCAATGCCGACACCAAGAAGAGGTCTCAGCCAAGGCCGAAGGGCGGTCTTCTGGAACTTTGCGAGGCAGGATATGCTTTCGGCGTTTATCAATAACACCTCCACACGTCTGGATACTGGCGATCTACCGATGTGGCGATCAGCTGGTCTGAAGCTCACACCAGAAGGCTTCGTGTCGACGTCGAATCCGTCAGATCCGGAGTATACCTCCGACCAGGCTATGAATGACGAT ATGGTCGGGAACGCCCTAGCCTGGCTCGTAATGAAACTCGTAAATTTCATAGCAGCCGGCGACGACGTCCCCTCCAACGTCTCTCCCCTCGGCCTCGGTGTCCGCCAGCGCGAACTCCTCGACTACTGGGAATCCCTCAACGAACAACTCGTCGTTTGGCACGACGGCCTCCCCGCCATCTTCCACCCCACCGCAATCCGCGGCTCGAACGGCGAAGAATGCGGCACGGAGAAGTGGTTTCCACTCTCGATGTGTGCTAGCACAATGCAATGGTTCAACTTCGCGAGAATCCAGCTCCTGCATAACAAACCACACCTATCGACTGCAACGCCTGTGCTGGGAATTCTGGGAGCTGGTGCGCCGGGAACAAGTCTGGCGACGAGGTATGCTAGTTATGCAAGCATTCTGCAACAGTCAAGAAGCCATGCAAAGGAGATTGTGGCGATTTCGCTCGGGAGGGCTGACGAAGGGACTCGTGTACATGCTGTGCAGCCGCTCTGGACTGCTGGGCTTGTTTTGGGTAACGATGACAGGCCCGGTGAGAATGGTGAGGTCAGTGCTGAGACCGAAACGTGGCGGCGGACCATTGTCCGGTTGCTGCGCGGCATTGAGCGAGATATGGGCTGGGCTAGTGAATATCGTGTGCAGAGTTTACTTGAGCTTTGGGGTAGTCTGCCTTCGGATTGGCCTCCTGGTGATAGTCCGGTCGAGCAGCTCTGA